The proteins below are encoded in one region of Telopea speciosissima isolate NSW1024214 ecotype Mountain lineage chromosome 10, Tspe_v1, whole genome shotgun sequence:
- the LOC122644024 gene encoding uncharacterized protein LOC122644024 isoform X3, whose amino-acid sequence MQRIIHLRKGRAFIVQITFKQMRLLKLEETLSQVLGLKLLCPEDGDLVYTSSKMAQPILDLSRLEPVCADPNEGTSSNPFGNFVDVGRSTTQTPDMVVMLPSEVSSIKQGKAPTSCMPFVTSLVRNPGGEEHELATENNLCLKDESPEVSRNVVSQASDEAKYSPQQNEEAFLKDQASPDEGSPNNNGVCLLQLESKARALSDREVNGRTTMEDNSHESVESCNSAWPFKAGKRPWSFEPQLVVSNKKLKKQTNKSPGAASFESLNSSFMNWISNMIRGLPKSYPEEKSPLALTVRPPHEHVSHGQKSMPYQKNLDPGCRSMGFHAIFHSLYLPRERVQDSRTWNLDHQGESSKELDLDNMICDKSSTPISCDEDNNKLCEQTPMSNQKFNQGTSGSAGPSTLPNISSPQLAVQACPKTNNTAGNNKLYACSSEKGAPGLSNTSFRNDSNSPSGGKEPYGIVEQNKSSTFGTNKRSLFFSAWISRFSPQVSGPVLSSPQCKHNNFETNEGSSGCMRLLPQPQNCAIPSKDQNNLENCKDPSAENQMDIIEKMQNSAVNISTSLGLERTKRHNYQKGTSKLNPILPSKRFKSSEDMASVFARRLDALRNIIPSVIANCTVPESMICLFCGKKGHNLRDCSEIVESELEDLLKSISSDDGSEDSSCLCIRCFQLNHWAISCPNAPSRRETHLDNNASLVNFGSFRKMQQNPGYNALTSGNDRNLKSLEKDSQCKVAAGANNTCEGERSTMESALLVRMSINKKVSEMMMCTGQVTDLKTVKNYSPGNSFCRSMKGQRAPTEPVLKGKQNASSSAENKLKENRVATPFQSSVTRNIPDVPRGTFEAIKMLRLSRMDILKWTASSISASHLDGFFLRLRLGKWEEGLGGTGYHVACINGTLTEKPSGSSRISLCVSIGGFRCSIESRYVSNHDFIEDELLGWWSAMSKAGGKLPSVDDLKMKLEERENLGF is encoded by the exons ATGCAGAGGATCATTCATCTAAGAAAGGGAAGGGCCTTCATTGTGCAAATAACATTCAAACAAATGAGACTTCTGAAGCTGGAGGAAACATTGTCTCAAGTTTTAGGGCTGAAACTTCTAT GTCCGGAAGATGGGGATCTTGTTTATACTTCATCTAAAATGGCTCAACCAATACTTGATTTATCACGGCTAGAACCAGTATGTGCAGACCCTAATGAAGGAACGAGCTCAAACCCTTTTGGAAATTTTGTTGATGTTGGTAGGTCCACAACTCAAACACCGGATATGGTGGTTATGTTACCATCTGAGGTTTCTTCAATTAAACAAGGTAAAGCTCCCACTAGCTGCATGCCATTTGTGACATCCCTAGTTAGAAATCCTGGGGGGGAAGAACATGAATTGGCAACTGAAAATAATTTATGTTTGAAGGATGAAAGCCCTGAGGTGAGTAGAAATGTAGTATCACAGGCTTCTGATGAAGCTAAATATAGCCCTCAGCAGAATGAGGAGGCATTTCTAAAGGATCAGGCATCTCCAGATGAAGGTTCTCCAAATAACAATGGGGTCTGTTTGCTTCAATTAGAATCTAAAGCAAGAGCTTTGTCTGATAGAGAAGTTAATGGGAGAACCACAATGGAGGATAACAGCCATGAAAGTGTTGAGAGTTGCAACAGCGCATGGCCATTTAAAGCAGGAAAGAGACCATGGAGCTTTGAACCGCAACTGGTTGTCAGCAATAAAAAACTgaagaaacaaacaaataaaagtcCTGGTGCTGCATCTTTTGAGAGTCTAAATAGTTCTTTCATGAATTGGATATCAAACATGATTAGGGGCTTACCTAAGTCTTATCCAGAGGAGAAATCTCCATTAGCTCTTACTGTGAGGCCTCCTCATGAGCATGTAAGTCATGGTCAGAAGTCCATGCCATACCAGAAAAACCTAGATCCTGGGTGCAGAAGTATGGGTTTCCATGCTATTTTTCATTCCCTCTATCTGCCACGGGAAAGGGTACAGGACTCAAGAACTTGGAATCTTGATCATCAAGGAGAAAGCTCAAAAGAACTTGATCTAGATAACATGATATGTGATAAGAGTAGTACTCCCATATCATGTGATGAGGACAATAATAAATTATGCGAGCAAACGCCTATGTCAAATCAGAAGTTTAACCAGGGTACGTCTGGAAGTGCAGGTCCTTCAACGCTGCCTAACATTTCTTCTCCACAGCTTGCTGTTCAGGCATGCCCCAAGACCAACAACACTGCAGGGAATAACAAGTTGTATGCCTGTAGTAGTGAGAAAGGTGCACCAGGCTTATCCAATACCTCTTTTCGGAATGATTCTAATTCTCCATCTGGAGGGAAAGAACCTTATGGAATTGTGGAGCAAAACAAGTCTTCAACATTTGGAACAAACAAAAGAAGTCTCTTTTTCAGTGCCTGGATTAGTAGATTTTCTCCACAAGTTTCTGGTCCCGTGTTAAGTTCACCTCAATGCAAGCATAACAATTTTGAGACTAATGAGGGTTCTTCTGGTTGCATGAGGCTTCTTCCTCAACCCCAGAATTGTGCAATTCCTTCCAAGGACCAGAACAATTTGGAGAATTGCAAGGATCCTTCTGCTGAAAACCAAATGGATATCATTGAAAAGATGCAGAATTCTGCAGTAAATATATCTACCTCATTGGGTTTGGAAAGAACAAAAAGGCATAACTATCAGAAGGGCACCTCTAAATTGAATCCTATTCTTCCTTCAAAAAGATTCAAAAGTTCAGAGGATATGGCTTCAGTCTTTGCAAGGAGGTTGGATGCTCTCAGGAACATCATCCCATCAGTAATAGCGAATTGTACAGTTCCTGAAAGCATGATCTGTCTTTTTTGTGGCAAAAAAGGGCATAACTTGAGAGATTGCTCAGAGATAGTTGAATCTGAGCTTGAGGATCTTCTCAAAAGCATCAGTTCTGATGACGGATCAGAAGATTCTTCTTGCTTGTGCATCCGCTGTTTTCAGCTCAATCATTGGGCCATTTCATGTCCCAATGCACCCTCGAGAAGAGAAACTCATTTAGACAATAATGCATCTTTGGTTAACTTTGGTAGTTTCAGGAAAATGCAGCAGAATCCAGGATATAATGCTCTTACTAGTGGCAACGATAGAAATCTAAAATCATTGGAAAAGGATAGCCAATGCAAAGTTGCTGCTGGTGCAAATAATACTTGTGAAGGGGAAAGGTCAACAATGGAATCTGCGCTTTTGGTCCGGATGAGCATAAACAAAAAAGTGAGTGAAATGATGATGTGTACTGGACAGGTTACAGATTTGAAGACAGTTAAGAATTACTCTCCAGGAAATAGCTTCTGTCGAAGTATGAAGGGACAGAGAGCTCCCACAGAACCTGTGCTGAAAGGAAAGCAGAATGCCTCAAGTTCTGCAGagaataaattaaaagaaaatcgaGTTGCCACACCCTTTCAGAGCAGTGTCACCAGGAATATTCCTGATGTACCAAGAGGAACCTTTGAAGCAATAAAGATGCTTCGTCTTTCACGAATGGATATCCTCAA ATGGACAGCATCCTCGATTTCAGCTTCTCATCTTGATGGATTTTTTCTACGTCTGCGGCTTGGGAAGTGGGAAGAGGGATTAGGGGGAACAGGTTACCACGTGGCTTGCATTAATG GGACACTGACAGAAAAACCATCCGGAAGTTCTAGAATTTCCCTTTGTGTGAGCATTGGGGGCTTCAGATGCTCCATTGAAAGCCGCTATGTCTCT
- the LOC122644024 gene encoding uncharacterized protein LOC122644024 isoform X1 yields the protein MEGTALDDSGVSAFHSEPIILQKINMDNNNEVTVTEEGIALDSANPCTQRALDDNSGAGANAGSLTDMMFVTANPLSELVWSPHKGLSLKCAETSLSEKKPSYLRGMGSKNMVLAPSEVRTSRGTSSDEPESGENFLSTQMASKFESEVSERVTSVRSPKSISGIIPICGPTAHVHNLGSVGTKKDSDEVMELPVQDFDQNAEDHSSKKGKGLHCANNIQTNETSEAGGNIVSSFRAETSMPGPEDGDLVYTSSKMAQPILDLSRLEPVCADPNEGTSSNPFGNFVDVGRSTTQTPDMVVMLPSEVSSIKQGKAPTSCMPFVTSLVRNPGGEEHELATENNLCLKDESPEVSRNVVSQASDEAKYSPQQNEEAFLKDQASPDEGSPNNNGVCLLQLESKARALSDREVNGRTTMEDNSHESVESCNSAWPFKAGKRPWSFEPQLVVSNKKLKKQTNKSPGAASFESLNSSFMNWISNMIRGLPKSYPEEKSPLALTVRPPHEHVSHGQKSMPYQKNLDPGCRSMGFHAIFHSLYLPRERVQDSRTWNLDHQGESSKELDLDNMICDKSSTPISCDEDNNKLCEQTPMSNQKFNQGTSGSAGPSTLPNISSPQLAVQACPKTNNTAGNNKLYACSSEKGAPGLSNTSFRNDSNSPSGGKEPYGIVEQNKSSTFGTNKRSLFFSAWISRFSPQVSGPVLSSPQCKHNNFETNEGSSGCMRLLPQPQNCAIPSKDQNNLENCKDPSAENQMDIIEKMQNSAVNISTSLGLERTKRHNYQKGTSKLNPILPSKRFKSSEDMASVFARRLDALRNIIPSVIANCTVPESMICLFCGKKGHNLRDCSEIVESELEDLLKSISSDDGSEDSSCLCIRCFQLNHWAISCPNAPSRRETHLDNNASLVNFGSFRKMQQNPGYNALTSGNDRNLKSLEKDSQCKVAAGANNTCEGERSTMESALLVRMSINKKVSEMMMCTGQVTDLKTVKNYSPGNSFCRSMKGQRAPTEPVLKGKQNASSSAENKLKENRVATPFQSSVTRNIPDVPRGTFEAIKMLRLSRMDILKWTASSISASHLDGFFLRLRLGKWEEGLGGTGYHVACINGTLTEKPSGSSRISLCVSIGGFRCSIESRYVSNHDFIEDELLGWWSAMSKAGGKLPSVDDLKMKLEERENLGF from the exons ATGGAGGGGACTGCATTAGACGATTCTGGTGTTTCAGCTTTTCATAGTGAACCAATTATACTGCAGAAGATAAACATGGACAATAACAATGAGGTGACAGTGACAGAAGAAGGAATTGCTCTCGATTCTGCCAATCCTTGCACTCAAAGGGCATTGGATGATAATTCTGGCGCAGGTGCAAATGCAGGGTCATTGACAGATATGATGTTTGTGACTGCCAACCCCTTGTCTGAACTAGTATGGTCTCCACATAAAGGTTTGAGTCTTAAATGTGCTGAAACCAGCTTGTCCGAGAAGAAGCCCTCCTATTTGAGGGGTATGGGATCGAAAAATATGGTTCTTGCACCTTCTGAGGTTAGGACATCCAGGGGGACTAGTAGTGATGAGCCTGAATCTGGAGAAAACTTTCTTTCAACACAAATGGCATCCAAATTTgaaagtgaagtttctgagaGAGTTACTTCTGTCAGGTCTCCTAAAAGCATTTCAGGCATCATTCCAATCTGTGGGCCAACAGCTCATGTACACAATCTAG GATCAGTTGGAACCAAGAAAGATTCCGATGAAGTGATGGAATTGCCAGTCCAAGATTTTGATCAGAATGCAGAGGATCATTCATCTAAGAAAGGGAAGGGCCTTCATTGTGCAAATAACATTCAAACAAATGAGACTTCTGAAGCTGGAGGAAACATTGTCTCAAGTTTTAGGGCTGAAACTTCTATGCCAG GTCCGGAAGATGGGGATCTTGTTTATACTTCATCTAAAATGGCTCAACCAATACTTGATTTATCACGGCTAGAACCAGTATGTGCAGACCCTAATGAAGGAACGAGCTCAAACCCTTTTGGAAATTTTGTTGATGTTGGTAGGTCCACAACTCAAACACCGGATATGGTGGTTATGTTACCATCTGAGGTTTCTTCAATTAAACAAGGTAAAGCTCCCACTAGCTGCATGCCATTTGTGACATCCCTAGTTAGAAATCCTGGGGGGGAAGAACATGAATTGGCAACTGAAAATAATTTATGTTTGAAGGATGAAAGCCCTGAGGTGAGTAGAAATGTAGTATCACAGGCTTCTGATGAAGCTAAATATAGCCCTCAGCAGAATGAGGAGGCATTTCTAAAGGATCAGGCATCTCCAGATGAAGGTTCTCCAAATAACAATGGGGTCTGTTTGCTTCAATTAGAATCTAAAGCAAGAGCTTTGTCTGATAGAGAAGTTAATGGGAGAACCACAATGGAGGATAACAGCCATGAAAGTGTTGAGAGTTGCAACAGCGCATGGCCATTTAAAGCAGGAAAGAGACCATGGAGCTTTGAACCGCAACTGGTTGTCAGCAATAAAAAACTgaagaaacaaacaaataaaagtcCTGGTGCTGCATCTTTTGAGAGTCTAAATAGTTCTTTCATGAATTGGATATCAAACATGATTAGGGGCTTACCTAAGTCTTATCCAGAGGAGAAATCTCCATTAGCTCTTACTGTGAGGCCTCCTCATGAGCATGTAAGTCATGGTCAGAAGTCCATGCCATACCAGAAAAACCTAGATCCTGGGTGCAGAAGTATGGGTTTCCATGCTATTTTTCATTCCCTCTATCTGCCACGGGAAAGGGTACAGGACTCAAGAACTTGGAATCTTGATCATCAAGGAGAAAGCTCAAAAGAACTTGATCTAGATAACATGATATGTGATAAGAGTAGTACTCCCATATCATGTGATGAGGACAATAATAAATTATGCGAGCAAACGCCTATGTCAAATCAGAAGTTTAACCAGGGTACGTCTGGAAGTGCAGGTCCTTCAACGCTGCCTAACATTTCTTCTCCACAGCTTGCTGTTCAGGCATGCCCCAAGACCAACAACACTGCAGGGAATAACAAGTTGTATGCCTGTAGTAGTGAGAAAGGTGCACCAGGCTTATCCAATACCTCTTTTCGGAATGATTCTAATTCTCCATCTGGAGGGAAAGAACCTTATGGAATTGTGGAGCAAAACAAGTCTTCAACATTTGGAACAAACAAAAGAAGTCTCTTTTTCAGTGCCTGGATTAGTAGATTTTCTCCACAAGTTTCTGGTCCCGTGTTAAGTTCACCTCAATGCAAGCATAACAATTTTGAGACTAATGAGGGTTCTTCTGGTTGCATGAGGCTTCTTCCTCAACCCCAGAATTGTGCAATTCCTTCCAAGGACCAGAACAATTTGGAGAATTGCAAGGATCCTTCTGCTGAAAACCAAATGGATATCATTGAAAAGATGCAGAATTCTGCAGTAAATATATCTACCTCATTGGGTTTGGAAAGAACAAAAAGGCATAACTATCAGAAGGGCACCTCTAAATTGAATCCTATTCTTCCTTCAAAAAGATTCAAAAGTTCAGAGGATATGGCTTCAGTCTTTGCAAGGAGGTTGGATGCTCTCAGGAACATCATCCCATCAGTAATAGCGAATTGTACAGTTCCTGAAAGCATGATCTGTCTTTTTTGTGGCAAAAAAGGGCATAACTTGAGAGATTGCTCAGAGATAGTTGAATCTGAGCTTGAGGATCTTCTCAAAAGCATCAGTTCTGATGACGGATCAGAAGATTCTTCTTGCTTGTGCATCCGCTGTTTTCAGCTCAATCATTGGGCCATTTCATGTCCCAATGCACCCTCGAGAAGAGAAACTCATTTAGACAATAATGCATCTTTGGTTAACTTTGGTAGTTTCAGGAAAATGCAGCAGAATCCAGGATATAATGCTCTTACTAGTGGCAACGATAGAAATCTAAAATCATTGGAAAAGGATAGCCAATGCAAAGTTGCTGCTGGTGCAAATAATACTTGTGAAGGGGAAAGGTCAACAATGGAATCTGCGCTTTTGGTCCGGATGAGCATAAACAAAAAAGTGAGTGAAATGATGATGTGTACTGGACAGGTTACAGATTTGAAGACAGTTAAGAATTACTCTCCAGGAAATAGCTTCTGTCGAAGTATGAAGGGACAGAGAGCTCCCACAGAACCTGTGCTGAAAGGAAAGCAGAATGCCTCAAGTTCTGCAGagaataaattaaaagaaaatcgaGTTGCCACACCCTTTCAGAGCAGTGTCACCAGGAATATTCCTGATGTACCAAGAGGAACCTTTGAAGCAATAAAGATGCTTCGTCTTTCACGAATGGATATCCTCAA ATGGACAGCATCCTCGATTTCAGCTTCTCATCTTGATGGATTTTTTCTACGTCTGCGGCTTGGGAAGTGGGAAGAGGGATTAGGGGGAACAGGTTACCACGTGGCTTGCATTAATG GGACACTGACAGAAAAACCATCCGGAAGTTCTAGAATTTCCCTTTGTGTGAGCATTGGGGGCTTCAGATGCTCCATTGAAAGCCGCTATGTCTCT
- the LOC122644024 gene encoding uncharacterized protein LOC122644024 isoform X2 gives MEGTALDDSGVSAFHSEPIILQKINMDNNNEVTVTEEGIALDSANPCTQRALDDNSGAETSLSEKKPSYLRGMGSKNMVLAPSEVRTSRGTSSDEPESGENFLSTQMASKFESEVSERVTSVRSPKSISGIIPICGPTAHVHNLGSVGTKKDSDEVMELPVQDFDQNAEDHSSKKGKGLHCANNIQTNETSEAGGNIVSSFRAETSMPGPEDGDLVYTSSKMAQPILDLSRLEPVCADPNEGTSSNPFGNFVDVGRSTTQTPDMVVMLPSEVSSIKQGKAPTSCMPFVTSLVRNPGGEEHELATENNLCLKDESPEVSRNVVSQASDEAKYSPQQNEEAFLKDQASPDEGSPNNNGVCLLQLESKARALSDREVNGRTTMEDNSHESVESCNSAWPFKAGKRPWSFEPQLVVSNKKLKKQTNKSPGAASFESLNSSFMNWISNMIRGLPKSYPEEKSPLALTVRPPHEHVSHGQKSMPYQKNLDPGCRSMGFHAIFHSLYLPRERVQDSRTWNLDHQGESSKELDLDNMICDKSSTPISCDEDNNKLCEQTPMSNQKFNQGTSGSAGPSTLPNISSPQLAVQACPKTNNTAGNNKLYACSSEKGAPGLSNTSFRNDSNSPSGGKEPYGIVEQNKSSTFGTNKRSLFFSAWISRFSPQVSGPVLSSPQCKHNNFETNEGSSGCMRLLPQPQNCAIPSKDQNNLENCKDPSAENQMDIIEKMQNSAVNISTSLGLERTKRHNYQKGTSKLNPILPSKRFKSSEDMASVFARRLDALRNIIPSVIANCTVPESMICLFCGKKGHNLRDCSEIVESELEDLLKSISSDDGSEDSSCLCIRCFQLNHWAISCPNAPSRRETHLDNNASLVNFGSFRKMQQNPGYNALTSGNDRNLKSLEKDSQCKVAAGANNTCEGERSTMESALLVRMSINKKVSEMMMCTGQVTDLKTVKNYSPGNSFCRSMKGQRAPTEPVLKGKQNASSSAENKLKENRVATPFQSSVTRNIPDVPRGTFEAIKMLRLSRMDILKWTASSISASHLDGFFLRLRLGKWEEGLGGTGYHVACINGTLTEKPSGSSRISLCVSIGGFRCSIESRYVSNHDFIEDELLGWWSAMSKAGGKLPSVDDLKMKLEERENLGF, from the exons ATGGAGGGGACTGCATTAGACGATTCTGGTGTTTCAGCTTTTCATAGTGAACCAATTATACTGCAGAAGATAAACATGGACAATAACAATGAGGTGACAGTGACAGAAGAAGGAATTGCTCTCGATTCTGCCAATCCTTGCACTCAAAGGGCATTGGATGATAATTCTG GTGCTGAAACCAGCTTGTCCGAGAAGAAGCCCTCCTATTTGAGGGGTATGGGATCGAAAAATATGGTTCTTGCACCTTCTGAGGTTAGGACATCCAGGGGGACTAGTAGTGATGAGCCTGAATCTGGAGAAAACTTTCTTTCAACACAAATGGCATCCAAATTTgaaagtgaagtttctgagaGAGTTACTTCTGTCAGGTCTCCTAAAAGCATTTCAGGCATCATTCCAATCTGTGGGCCAACAGCTCATGTACACAATCTAG GATCAGTTGGAACCAAGAAAGATTCCGATGAAGTGATGGAATTGCCAGTCCAAGATTTTGATCAGAATGCAGAGGATCATTCATCTAAGAAAGGGAAGGGCCTTCATTGTGCAAATAACATTCAAACAAATGAGACTTCTGAAGCTGGAGGAAACATTGTCTCAAGTTTTAGGGCTGAAACTTCTATGCCAG GTCCGGAAGATGGGGATCTTGTTTATACTTCATCTAAAATGGCTCAACCAATACTTGATTTATCACGGCTAGAACCAGTATGTGCAGACCCTAATGAAGGAACGAGCTCAAACCCTTTTGGAAATTTTGTTGATGTTGGTAGGTCCACAACTCAAACACCGGATATGGTGGTTATGTTACCATCTGAGGTTTCTTCAATTAAACAAGGTAAAGCTCCCACTAGCTGCATGCCATTTGTGACATCCCTAGTTAGAAATCCTGGGGGGGAAGAACATGAATTGGCAACTGAAAATAATTTATGTTTGAAGGATGAAAGCCCTGAGGTGAGTAGAAATGTAGTATCACAGGCTTCTGATGAAGCTAAATATAGCCCTCAGCAGAATGAGGAGGCATTTCTAAAGGATCAGGCATCTCCAGATGAAGGTTCTCCAAATAACAATGGGGTCTGTTTGCTTCAATTAGAATCTAAAGCAAGAGCTTTGTCTGATAGAGAAGTTAATGGGAGAACCACAATGGAGGATAACAGCCATGAAAGTGTTGAGAGTTGCAACAGCGCATGGCCATTTAAAGCAGGAAAGAGACCATGGAGCTTTGAACCGCAACTGGTTGTCAGCAATAAAAAACTgaagaaacaaacaaataaaagtcCTGGTGCTGCATCTTTTGAGAGTCTAAATAGTTCTTTCATGAATTGGATATCAAACATGATTAGGGGCTTACCTAAGTCTTATCCAGAGGAGAAATCTCCATTAGCTCTTACTGTGAGGCCTCCTCATGAGCATGTAAGTCATGGTCAGAAGTCCATGCCATACCAGAAAAACCTAGATCCTGGGTGCAGAAGTATGGGTTTCCATGCTATTTTTCATTCCCTCTATCTGCCACGGGAAAGGGTACAGGACTCAAGAACTTGGAATCTTGATCATCAAGGAGAAAGCTCAAAAGAACTTGATCTAGATAACATGATATGTGATAAGAGTAGTACTCCCATATCATGTGATGAGGACAATAATAAATTATGCGAGCAAACGCCTATGTCAAATCAGAAGTTTAACCAGGGTACGTCTGGAAGTGCAGGTCCTTCAACGCTGCCTAACATTTCTTCTCCACAGCTTGCTGTTCAGGCATGCCCCAAGACCAACAACACTGCAGGGAATAACAAGTTGTATGCCTGTAGTAGTGAGAAAGGTGCACCAGGCTTATCCAATACCTCTTTTCGGAATGATTCTAATTCTCCATCTGGAGGGAAAGAACCTTATGGAATTGTGGAGCAAAACAAGTCTTCAACATTTGGAACAAACAAAAGAAGTCTCTTTTTCAGTGCCTGGATTAGTAGATTTTCTCCACAAGTTTCTGGTCCCGTGTTAAGTTCACCTCAATGCAAGCATAACAATTTTGAGACTAATGAGGGTTCTTCTGGTTGCATGAGGCTTCTTCCTCAACCCCAGAATTGTGCAATTCCTTCCAAGGACCAGAACAATTTGGAGAATTGCAAGGATCCTTCTGCTGAAAACCAAATGGATATCATTGAAAAGATGCAGAATTCTGCAGTAAATATATCTACCTCATTGGGTTTGGAAAGAACAAAAAGGCATAACTATCAGAAGGGCACCTCTAAATTGAATCCTATTCTTCCTTCAAAAAGATTCAAAAGTTCAGAGGATATGGCTTCAGTCTTTGCAAGGAGGTTGGATGCTCTCAGGAACATCATCCCATCAGTAATAGCGAATTGTACAGTTCCTGAAAGCATGATCTGTCTTTTTTGTGGCAAAAAAGGGCATAACTTGAGAGATTGCTCAGAGATAGTTGAATCTGAGCTTGAGGATCTTCTCAAAAGCATCAGTTCTGATGACGGATCAGAAGATTCTTCTTGCTTGTGCATCCGCTGTTTTCAGCTCAATCATTGGGCCATTTCATGTCCCAATGCACCCTCGAGAAGAGAAACTCATTTAGACAATAATGCATCTTTGGTTAACTTTGGTAGTTTCAGGAAAATGCAGCAGAATCCAGGATATAATGCTCTTACTAGTGGCAACGATAGAAATCTAAAATCATTGGAAAAGGATAGCCAATGCAAAGTTGCTGCTGGTGCAAATAATACTTGTGAAGGGGAAAGGTCAACAATGGAATCTGCGCTTTTGGTCCGGATGAGCATAAACAAAAAAGTGAGTGAAATGATGATGTGTACTGGACAGGTTACAGATTTGAAGACAGTTAAGAATTACTCTCCAGGAAATAGCTTCTGTCGAAGTATGAAGGGACAGAGAGCTCCCACAGAACCTGTGCTGAAAGGAAAGCAGAATGCCTCAAGTTCTGCAGagaataaattaaaagaaaatcgaGTTGCCACACCCTTTCAGAGCAGTGTCACCAGGAATATTCCTGATGTACCAAGAGGAACCTTTGAAGCAATAAAGATGCTTCGTCTTTCACGAATGGATATCCTCAA ATGGACAGCATCCTCGATTTCAGCTTCTCATCTTGATGGATTTTTTCTACGTCTGCGGCTTGGGAAGTGGGAAGAGGGATTAGGGGGAACAGGTTACCACGTGGCTTGCATTAATG GGACACTGACAGAAAAACCATCCGGAAGTTCTAGAATTTCCCTTTGTGTGAGCATTGGGGGCTTCAGATGCTCCATTGAAAGCCGCTATGTCTCT